From the Lathyrus oleraceus cultivar Zhongwan6 chromosome 4, CAAS_Psat_ZW6_1.0, whole genome shotgun sequence genome, one window contains:
- the LOC127074958 gene encoding uncharacterized protein LOC127074958 has translation METDNKTQRQAVSYHSSLRSGATLLSRRLFPSCRTFILRQPRSDPDIATQLDRMLTIIDVLEAASLRVGPGNNLPDHYAVLQLKPSDTNTRNRDFVRQRFKKLVRQLDPNKNKFPLTEEALMRVREAWQILSDPVQLARYEHEIRGEAEVEVVSPASFWTMCPYCWYLHEYEKKYQDCTLRCGNCQRTFHGAPVKPPEPESMVEGKEQYYCYHMSLPLRYPVDENCSFEFGGNAGRKMRIKTVANRSRVKGFVVPDSESESDPEMEVEL, from the coding sequence ATGGAGACAGATAACAAAACTCAAAGACAAGCCGTCTCCTACCACTCTTCTCTCCGTTCAGGTGCCACTTTGCTCTCACGCCGACTGTTCCCTTCTTGCCGCACATTCATCCTCCGCCAACCAAGATCTGATCCCGATATTGCGACTCAACTTGACCGCATGCTCACAATAATAGATGTTTTAGAGGCTGCATCACTCCGAGTCGGTCCCGGCAACAACCTTCCCGATCACTATGCCGTCCTCCAACTCAAACCCTCCGACACCAACACCAGAAACCGTGATTTTGTGCGGCAGCGTTTCAAGAAGCTTGTTCGCCAGCTTGACCCAAACAAAAACAAGTTTCCTTTAACGGAAGAAGCTCTGATGCGAGTCCGTGAAGCCTGGCAAATTCTCTCTGACCCGGTTCAATTAGCCCGGTACGAACAtgagattagaggagaggctgagGTTGAGGTTGTTTCGCCAGCTTCGTTTTGGACTATGTGTCCTTATTGCTGGTACTTGCATGAGTATGAGAAGAAATACCAAGATTGTACCCTTCGGTGTGGTAACTGTCAGAGGACATTTCACGGAGCTCCGGTGAAGCCGCCGGAGCCGGAGTCGATGGTGGAGGGGAAAGAACAGTACTATTGCTATCACATGAGTTTGCCCTTAAGGTATCCTGTGGATGAAAATTGTAGTTTTGAATTTGGGGGTAATGCGGGTAGGAAGATGAGGATAAAAACTGTGGCTAATAGGTCTAGAGTGAAAGGGTTTGTTGTTCCCGATAGTGAATCTGAATCGGATCCTGAAATGGAAGTGGAGCTGTGA
- the LOC127074957 gene encoding uncharacterized protein LOC127074957, whose product MHVATATIPSYQHHHHRIYASLFAIAKLKKSTMASSSSSNNSGEFTTIKERVTFQKDIKKSKFIAIAGSVSDDKSAMSFLSQVRDPKATHNCWAYKVGDQYRSNDDGEPSGTAGKPIYSAISTSGIDRVMVVVIRHFGGIKLGAGGLVRAYGGVASECLKNAPTCLVKTKVPMGVEVPFDLLGVLYHQLQSFNVEDMKQDYDTGKDDISMVTFKVEFDQAEKLEDTLKANCSRELKFYKH is encoded by the exons ATGCATGTGGCAACAGCAACGATACCCAGTTATCAGCACCACCACCACCGCATCTACGCTTCACTCTTCGCCATCGCCAAACTCAAGAAAAGCACAATGGCGAGCAGCAGCAGCAGTAACAATTCGGGTGAATTCACAACAATCAAAGAGAGAGTCACTTTCCAGAAAGACATAAAGAAAAGCAAGTTCATCGCCATTGCTGGCTCCGTCTCCGACGACAAATCTGCCATGTCTTTCCTTTCTCAG GTTCGGGATCCAAAAGCTACTCACAATTGCTGGGCTTATAAG GTGGGGGATCAATATCGGTCCAATGATGACGGTGAACCTTCAGGTACGGCTGGGAAACCAATATATTCTGCTATTTCTACTTCAGGAATAGATAGAGTAATGGTGGTTGTGATCAG GCATTTTGGTGGTATCAAACTAGGCGCTGGGGGATTGGTCAGGGCTTATGGAGGAGTTGCATCAGAATGTCTGAAGAATGCTCCGACTTGTCTTGTTAAAACAAAG GTGCCAATGGGTGTAGAAGTCCCATTTGACTTGCTTGGAGTGCTCTACCATCAG CTGCAGTCTTTTAATGTGGAAGACATGAAGCAGGATTATGACACGGGTAAAGATGACATATCCATGGTTACTTTTAAAGTTGAGTTTGACCAAGCTGAGAAATTGGAGGATACACTGAAAGCCAATTGTAGCCGAGAGTTGAAGTTTTATAAGCATTGA